A stretch of the uncultured Cohaesibacter sp. genome encodes the following:
- a CDS encoding ATP-binding protein, giving the protein MAFLPPLNIKGRLSMALAMLTLSTICVGAIAWYGLDRANDQMKRLHSQTLAQVAKSLELSKQSSDIATSAPFLLNYRSQYLIEREGQTLIGTLVHIASNWPSQKGGSSSPVYAFEAEISQAIGQMLVATSDLIKSANGLNYERNVTQIRVDSIRKLERDFYGRAIAPDSIDKERPTWFLLQALSNALSGAAHSKNLLGVGEYHRRYQTLLMQMRDRNLQAEQKHAIARLAWLADGPQGLFEIRRRELSHHLEAQNALFRIRVQAVYVSDLSARFAQNVEDFLSQSQRQTSNNLDVIKALILLGGFLSIGIALASAFFVSRYVTANIEAITDAMVRLAHGDRSSKLDLKISANDEIAKLVQSFRKFRATTLRLDRSNRQLKLKNALFERVFGNITDGVAITSEDGRINAFNDSFPNVLKLARGEPIHNRLLEALLAETVFAEEVPDCLTLDAFEGFSVLTGSDGSIIEVRHSPLADGGGVWLFSDATERKRVEERLMQIRHIEGLGKVSGEVAHDFGNILSSVTANIHLFEQNPESDKAKDFIDRIKNATDMGTSLVQRLLAFARKQALAPELVDLTDLVEGLSDLISIGLKEDVHFDTRTPDEPLMVKVDPGQLENAILNLCLNSNQAIDKTGHITLDVGQDDSGNAFIEVSDDGIGMSTNTKERAFEPFYSERSDGSSGTGLGLAMVYGFIKQSGGDIEIDSAPDMGTKIRLVLPLAASEDEHHDYSAHAFRALVVEDSETDRKVAISLLTTLGLEAQSVSTFDAAERAIRSEEKFNLLLTDLHLDDDRLAWPLIALALEKRPGLMVLLASGHMPNHNPFEDAEAYPTVHSAAKPLTRDMLVARLEDLVART; this is encoded by the coding sequence ATGGCCTTTTTGCCGCCTCTTAATATCAAGGGTCGCCTGTCAATGGCGCTGGCGATGCTGACCTTGTCGACCATCTGCGTGGGGGCAATTGCCTGGTATGGGCTTGACCGGGCCAACGATCAGATGAAGCGGCTCCATAGTCAGACACTGGCTCAGGTGGCAAAGTCTCTGGAATTGTCAAAACAGTCGTCAGACATTGCCACATCGGCCCCCTTCCTGCTCAATTACCGCTCGCAATATCTGATAGAACGTGAAGGACAAACTCTGATCGGCACGCTTGTGCATATCGCCAGCAACTGGCCCTCACAGAAGGGCGGATCGTCGTCACCGGTCTACGCTTTCGAGGCCGAAATTTCGCAGGCAATCGGACAGATGCTGGTGGCCACTTCGGACCTCATCAAGTCGGCCAACGGCCTCAATTATGAACGTAATGTCACCCAAATCCGCGTTGATTCCATTCGCAAGTTGGAACGCGACTTTTATGGCCGAGCCATCGCGCCGGATTCCATCGACAAGGAACGGCCCACATGGTTCCTCTTGCAGGCGCTGAGCAATGCCTTGTCTGGTGCTGCGCATTCGAAAAATCTGCTCGGAGTGGGAGAATATCACCGCCGCTACCAAACCTTGCTGATGCAAATGCGGGATCGCAATTTGCAGGCCGAACAAAAACACGCCATCGCCCGTCTGGCTTGGTTGGCCGATGGACCGCAAGGGCTGTTTGAGATCCGTCGGCGGGAATTGAGCCATCATCTTGAGGCGCAGAATGCCTTGTTTCGGATTCGCGTTCAGGCGGTTTATGTGAGTGACTTGTCGGCCCGCTTTGCTCAGAATGTGGAAGATTTCCTGTCCCAAAGTCAGCGGCAAACCTCCAACAATCTCGATGTGATCAAAGCCCTGATCCTGCTCGGCGGCTTTTTGAGCATCGGCATTGCCCTTGCGTCTGCCTTTTTCGTATCACGCTATGTCACCGCCAATATCGAGGCCATTACGGACGCCATGGTGCGATTGGCCCACGGCGACCGTAGTTCGAAACTGGATCTTAAAATCTCGGCCAATGACGAGATCGCCAAGCTTGTCCAGTCCTTTCGCAAATTTCGCGCAACCACTTTGCGGCTGGACCGCAGCAATCGACAGCTGAAACTGAAGAACGCCCTGTTTGAACGGGTCTTTGGCAATATCACCGATGGGGTTGCGATCACGTCTGAGGATGGCCGTATCAATGCCTTCAATGACAGCTTCCCCAATGTTCTCAAATTGGCGCGCGGCGAGCCGATCCATAATCGCCTGCTTGAGGCTTTGCTGGCTGAGACGGTGTTTGCCGAAGAGGTGCCGGATTGTTTGACTCTTGATGCCTTTGAAGGCTTTTCGGTGCTGACCGGTTCGGATGGATCGATCATTGAAGTGCGCCACAGTCCTCTGGCGGATGGCGGCGGCGTCTGGCTTTTCTCTGATGCGACTGAACGAAAAAGAGTCGAAGAACGCTTGATGCAGATCCGTCATATTGAGGGCTTGGGCAAGGTCAGTGGCGAAGTTGCTCATGACTTTGGCAATATCTTGTCCAGCGTCACCGCCAACATTCACTTGTTCGAGCAAAATCCCGAAAGCGACAAGGCGAAAGACTTTATCGATCGGATCAAAAATGCGACGGACATGGGAACGTCATTGGTTCAACGCCTGTTGGCCTTTGCCCGCAAGCAGGCATTGGCGCCGGAATTGGTGGATTTGACCGATTTGGTCGAAGGCCTGTCCGACCTGATCAGCATTGGCCTTAAAGAGGACGTGCACTTTGACACCCGAACTCCAGACGAGCCGCTGATGGTCAAGGTCGACCCTGGGCAACTTGAAAATGCGATTTTGAATTTGTGCCTTAACAGCAATCAGGCCATTGATAAAACGGGGCATATCACGCTTGACGTTGGACAGGATGACAGCGGCAATGCCTTTATCGAGGTCAGCGACGATGGCATCGGCATGTCGACAAACACAAAGGAACGAGCCTTTGAGCCATTCTATTCCGAGCGGTCTGATGGCTCTTCCGGCACAGGACTGGGTTTGGCTATGGTTTATGGTTTCATCAAGCAAAGTGGTGGCGATATCGAGATCGACAGTGCGCCGGACATGGGCACGAAAATTCGACTTGTCCTGCCGCTGGCCGCATCAGAAGATGAGCATCACGACTATTCTGCCCATGCCTTTCGCGCGTTGGTGGTTGAGGACAGTGAAACAGACCGCAAGGTGGCCATCAGTCTCTTAACCACGTTAGGATTAGAGGCCCAATCGGTCTCGACGTTTGACGCCGCCGAGAGGGCCATCCGGTCAGAAGAAAAATTTAACCTGTTGCTCACGGATTTGCATCTGGATGATGATCGCCTCGCATGGCCATTGATCGCATTGGCTCTCGAAAAGCGCCCCGGTCTAATGGTGTTGCTGGCCTCCGGCCACATGCCCAACCACAATCCGTTTGAGGATGCTGAAGCCTATCCAACGGTGCACAGCGCTGCCAAACCTTTAACGCGTGACATGCTGGTGGCAAGACTGGAAGATCTCGTCGCCCGAACCTGA
- a CDS encoding response regulator transcription factor, translating to MEEIMGRRARVAIIDDDAEIRASLSSLLFENGFEPVPLHGSEDFIALGSDPKLDLALIDLRLEGESGLTLTLNIRQKLDLPIVMLTGVGDETDKIVGLETGADDYILKPFNPRELIARVRAVLRRYGHTIEQAAQPKQSGNRLSFGKRYLDRDNRQVFDSEEEEIHLTNAEYRLLEYFLLHPNEIIPRLRLLEEIGSDLTHYVDRTIDVLILRLRRKIEPVPSKPVHLQTRRGQGYVFVPHPDGETA from the coding sequence ATGGAAGAGATAATGGGGAGGAGAGCCCGCGTCGCCATTATTGACGACGATGCGGAGATCCGTGCTTCGCTATCAAGCCTGTTGTTTGAGAATGGCTTTGAACCGGTGCCCTTGCACGGCAGCGAGGATTTCATCGCGCTTGGAAGTGATCCAAAGCTGGATCTTGCGTTGATTGACCTTCGACTGGAAGGTGAATCCGGCCTGACGCTTACGTTGAATATCCGCCAGAAACTGGATCTGCCCATTGTCATGCTAACAGGCGTCGGCGATGAGACCGACAAGATTGTCGGGCTTGAAACGGGAGCGGATGATTACATCCTCAAGCCCTTCAATCCGCGGGAATTGATTGCCCGCGTGCGCGCGGTTCTGCGGCGCTATGGTCATACTATCGAACAAGCAGCGCAGCCCAAACAGTCAGGCAACAGGCTAAGCTTCGGCAAACGATATCTTGATCGGGACAATCGACAAGTCTTTGACAGCGAGGAGGAAGAAATCCACCTGACCAATGCGGAATACCGACTGCTAGAATATTTCCTGCTGCATCCCAACGAAATCATCCCGCGTCTTCGCCTGCTGGAGGAAATTGGCAGCGACCTCACCCATTACGTGGATCGCACGATTGATGTGCTGATCTTAAGACTGCGTCGCAAGATCGAGCCTGTGCCCTCAAAGCCCGTGCATTTGCAGACCCGTCGCGGACAGGGTTACGTCTTTGTGCCGCACCCTGATGGTGAAACCGCGTGA
- a CDS encoding PLDc N-terminal domain-containing protein: MFSGYGLAGLLILFLDIYAIIKVISSYESTGVKLLWILGILIFPLLGLIVWFFAGPGGRRPTSV; encoded by the coding sequence ATGTTTTCTGGCTATGGCCTTGCTGGCCTTCTTATTCTGTTTCTCGACATCTATGCCATCATCAAGGTGATCAGCAGTTATGAGAGCACAGGCGTCAAGCTGCTTTGGATCCTTGGGATTCTGATTTTCCCGCTATTGGGTCTGATCGTTTGGTTTTTCGCAGGTCCCGGCGGTCGTCGCCCTACCAGCGTTTAA
- a CDS encoding ABC transporter substrate-binding protein gives MKKQMLLGVATLTFGLYAGGALAADKLNVVCSNEQDWCELMANNFEVATGIDVSMVRKSTGETLAQIRAEAGNPKVDVWWGGTGDPHLIAAAEDLTQPSGVDTSDLLGWAVNMAEISGGKTIGIHAGALGIAYNADILKKKGIKPPSCWHDLKDPAYKGEIQVANPNSSGTAYTELATLVQLFGEDDAFKLLAEIGENVNSYTKSGSAPSKAAARGETGISIGFMHDMVKLAKAGFPLKIVSPCEGTGYEVGGVSVIKGARNPEAAKKWVEFAISAEAQSRGPEVGVYNVPSNSKATVPPESPALETIKLIDYDFATYGASDTRKRLLARWDKDVKPHN, from the coding sequence ATGAAAAAACAGATGCTGCTTGGCGTCGCTACGCTCACCTTTGGTCTTTATGCTGGCGGCGCTCTTGCTGCTGACAAGCTCAACGTCGTCTGCTCCAACGAGCAGGACTGGTGCGAGCTGATGGCCAACAATTTCGAAGTGGCCACGGGGATTGATGTCTCCATGGTGCGCAAATCCACCGGCGAAACCCTCGCTCAGATCCGCGCAGAAGCAGGCAATCCGAAAGTTGACGTCTGGTGGGGTGGTACGGGCGATCCGCATTTGATCGCAGCCGCAGAAGATCTGACCCAGCCATCGGGCGTTGATACGAGCGATCTGCTCGGTTGGGCCGTCAATATGGCCGAGATCTCCGGAGGCAAAACCATCGGCATTCACGCAGGCGCCTTGGGCATTGCATACAATGCCGACATTCTGAAGAAAAAAGGCATCAAACCACCATCGTGCTGGCACGATCTCAAAGACCCTGCTTATAAGGGCGAAATTCAGGTGGCCAACCCCAACAGCTCCGGCACCGCTTACACCGAATTGGCGACCCTCGTGCAGCTGTTTGGCGAAGATGACGCCTTCAAACTGCTGGCTGAAATCGGCGAGAATGTAAACTCCTATACCAAATCCGGCTCGGCCCCTTCAAAGGCTGCCGCCCGTGGCGAAACCGGCATCTCCATCGGGTTCATGCATGACATGGTGAAACTCGCCAAAGCAGGCTTCCCGCTGAAAATTGTCTCCCCTTGCGAAGGCACCGGCTATGAAGTCGGCGGCGTCAGCGTGATCAAGGGTGCACGCAATCCTGAAGCTGCCAAGAAATGGGTAGAATTTGCCATCAGCGCCGAAGCCCAGTCCCGTGGTCCCGAAGTTGGCGTTTATAACGTGCCTTCCAACAGCAAGGCCACCGTGCCGCCAGAATCTCCGGCGCTGGAGACGATCAAGCTGATCGACTATGACTTCGCCACCTATGGCGCCTCGGACACCCGCAAGCGTTTGCTCGCCCGTTGGGACAAAGACGTCAAGCCGCATAATTAA